One window of Corynebacterium doosanense CAU 212 = DSM 45436 genomic DNA carries:
- a CDS encoding F0F1 ATP synthase subunit B, producing MTNVIHLLAAEAEQLPLEGGNSILLPKTYDIVWSLIPFLVILFVFWKFILPRFQEVLTEREDRIKGGIQRAEAAQAEAKAALEKYNAQLAEARTEAAEIREQAREKGKQIEAEHRLAGEAEQKRIIESGERQLSASRDRVVGELRSELGQNSINIAEKLLGAELSDSTRRSGTIDNFLSELDKVDSVAPAGK from the coding sequence ATGACGAACGTCATTCATTTGCTTGCGGCTGAGGCTGAGCAACTGCCCCTGGAGGGCGGAAACTCCATCCTCCTGCCCAAGACGTACGACATCGTCTGGTCCCTCATTCCGTTCCTGGTCATCCTGTTTGTCTTCTGGAAGTTCATTCTTCCGAGGTTCCAGGAGGTCCTGACTGAGCGTGAGGACCGGATCAAGGGTGGCATCCAACGAGCAGAGGCCGCACAGGCCGAGGCCAAGGCCGCACTTGAGAAGTACAACGCACAGCTCGCCGAGGCTCGCACCGAGGCAGCCGAGATCCGCGAACAGGCCCGTGAGAAGGGCAAGCAGATCGAGGCAGAGCACCGACTGGCCGGTGAGGCGGAGCAGAAGCGCATCATCGAGTCCGGTGAGCGCCAGCTCTCCGCATCCCGCGACCGCGTCGTCGGTGAGCTGCGTTCCGAGCTCGGACAGAACTCGATCAACATCGCCGAGAAGCTTCTCGGCGCTGAACTCTCGGACTCCACCAGGCGTTCCGGGACGATCGACAACTTCCTGTCCGAGCTGGACAAGGTCGACTCTGTGGCCCCGGCCGGAAAGTGA
- a CDS encoding ATP synthase F0 subunit C: MNEIILAQAADESTISGLGAIGYGIATIGPGLGIGILVGKTVEGMARQPEMAGQLRTTMFLGIAFVEALALIGLVAGFLF; the protein is encoded by the coding sequence ATGAACGAGATCATCCTGGCTCAGGCCGCAGACGAATCCACCATCTCCGGTCTGGGCGCCATCGGCTACGGCATCGCCACCATCGGCCCGGGCCTGGGCATCGGCATCCTGGTCGGCAAGACCGTCGAGGGCATGGCTCGCCAGCCCGAGATGGCCGGCCAGCTGCGTACCACCATGTTCCTGGGTATCGCCTTCGTTGAGGCCCTCGCCCTCATCGGCCTCGTCGCCGGCTTCCTGTTCTAA
- a CDS encoding F0F1 ATP synthase subunit gamma, translated as MATLRETRDRIRSVNSTKKITKAQELIATSQITKAQQRVSAAAPYATELTEVVARVAAATSLDHPLLRERENPTRAAILVVTSDRGMCGGYNHNVLKKAGEVEEMLREQGLDVVRFVTGKKGIEFYSFRDLEIAGQWTGFSEKPEWDITHDARNHLIRGFEAGGEGEAKWRPGINAPEGQPVPGFDQVHVIYTEFISMLSQRARVQQLLPVKTVFEDEEYEVTSVTQSTGEITPDVDFEPDADTLLKALMPQYVSRVLYSIFLESAASESAARRTAMKAATDNAGEIVKDLTRLANQARQAQITNEITEIIGGANALSDSGERD; from the coding sequence ATGGCAACACTTCGCGAAACACGTGACCGCATCAGGTCCGTGAACTCGACCAAGAAGATCACCAAGGCGCAGGAGCTCATCGCCACCTCGCAGATCACCAAGGCGCAGCAGCGTGTGTCGGCCGCCGCGCCGTACGCCACCGAGCTCACCGAGGTCGTGGCACGCGTGGCCGCGGCGACGTCTCTCGACCACCCTCTGCTGAGGGAGCGGGAGAACCCGACCCGGGCCGCCATCCTGGTGGTCACCTCCGACCGCGGCATGTGCGGTGGCTACAACCACAACGTGCTGAAGAAGGCCGGCGAGGTCGAGGAAATGCTCCGCGAGCAGGGGCTTGACGTTGTTCGCTTCGTCACCGGCAAGAAGGGAATCGAGTTCTACTCGTTCCGCGATCTGGAGATCGCGGGACAGTGGACCGGGTTCTCCGAGAAGCCGGAGTGGGACATCACCCACGACGCCCGCAACCACCTCATCCGCGGCTTCGAGGCCGGGGGAGAGGGCGAGGCCAAGTGGCGTCCGGGTATCAACGCCCCGGAGGGCCAGCCCGTGCCCGGTTTCGACCAGGTCCACGTCATCTACACGGAATTCATCTCGATGCTGTCGCAGCGCGCACGCGTGCAGCAGCTTCTGCCGGTGAAGACCGTGTTCGAGGATGAGGAGTACGAGGTGACCTCCGTGACCCAGAGCACGGGGGAGATCACCCCGGACGTCGACTTCGAACCCGATGCCGACACCCTGCTCAAGGCGCTCATGCCGCAGTACGTCTCGCGCGTGCTGTACTCGATCTTCCTCGAGTCGGCTGCCAGCGAGTCCGCCGCACGCCGTACGGCCATGAAGGCCGCCACGGACAATGCGGGCGAGATCGTCAAAGACCTCACCAGGCTGGCCAACCAGGCCCGCCAGGCACAGATCACGAACGAAATCACAGAGATCATCGGTGGCGCCAACGCGCTGTCCGATAGCGGAGAAAGAGACTAA
- a CDS encoding F0F1 ATP synthase subunit epsilon: protein MAEITVQLVSVDRELWSGQASTVTAQTTEGEIGVLPGHEPLLGQLVNNGVVTITPADGSEKLVAAVQDGFLSVTAEKVTVLADNAIWASEVDEAHSEANLDSEDELEKARAESALKAVRRARGR, encoded by the coding sequence ATGGCTGAAATCACCGTGCAGTTGGTCTCCGTTGACCGTGAACTCTGGTCCGGACAGGCCAGCACCGTCACGGCTCAGACCACCGAGGGTGAGATCGGCGTGCTGCCCGGCCACGAGCCGCTGCTTGGCCAGCTGGTCAACAACGGTGTCGTGACCATCACCCCCGCAGACGGCAGCGAGAAACTCGTTGCCGCCGTGCAGGACGGTTTCCTCTCCGTCACCGCGGAGAAGGTCACCGTGCTCGCGGACAACGCCATCTGGGCGTCCGAGGTCGACGAGGCCCATTCTGAGGCCAACCTCGACAGCGAGGACGAGCTGGAGAAGGCTCGCGCGGAGTCGGCTCTCAAGGCCGTCCGCCGCGCCCGGGGGCGTTAA
- a CDS encoding tetratricopeptide repeat protein, translating into MTTPDRFAAGALDLGQLAAQPEPAAGADTAAFFTVTEANLEDLARRSMQVPVIILIGTDRAPESVQLRADFQELSAGQRQFLVGYVDADRSPAIAQALGVHALPSVIALAGGRPLADFQGGQPRENLQQWIGAILQAVEGKLEGLPAEEGEDEPAEDPRLTAALDKLNAGDFDGAIAVYDEILAEGNDPEIRQARATAVLLRRSGQEQPEEFAAADREVISGDPEAAFSRLIDLVRTTAGEERDAAKARLIELFGLFENSDPRVKSARTALASALY; encoded by the coding sequence ATGACCACCCCTGACCGCTTCGCCGCGGGCGCACTCGACCTGGGCCAGCTCGCCGCGCAGCCGGAACCCGCTGCCGGCGCTGACACCGCCGCGTTCTTCACGGTCACCGAGGCCAACCTCGAGGATCTCGCCCGCCGCTCCATGCAGGTGCCGGTGATCATCCTCATCGGCACGGACCGCGCCCCGGAGTCCGTCCAGCTGCGCGCGGACTTCCAGGAGCTCTCCGCGGGCCAGCGGCAGTTCCTCGTGGGATACGTCGACGCCGACCGCAGCCCCGCCATCGCCCAGGCCCTCGGCGTGCATGCGCTGCCGAGTGTCATCGCGCTGGCCGGAGGGCGACCGCTCGCGGACTTCCAGGGCGGGCAACCCAGGGAGAACCTGCAGCAGTGGATCGGCGCCATTCTCCAGGCCGTCGAGGGCAAGCTCGAGGGCCTGCCCGCGGAGGAGGGCGAGGACGAACCCGCCGAGGATCCCCGGCTGACCGCGGCCCTGGACAAGCTCAACGCCGGCGACTTCGATGGGGCCATCGCGGTCTACGACGAGATCCTCGCCGAGGGCAACGACCCGGAGATCCGCCAGGCCCGCGCGACCGCCGTGCTGCTGCGCCGCAGCGGGCAGGAGCAGCCCGAGGAGTTCGCCGCCGCGGACCGCGAGGTCATCTCCGGCGATCCGGAGGCCGCCTTCTCCCGGCTGATCGACCTCGTGCGTACCACGGCGGGGGAGGAGCGGGACGCCGCCAAGGCCCGGCTGATCGAGCTCTTCGGGCTCTTCGAGAACTCCGACCCCCGGGTCAAGAGCGCCCGCACCGCGCTGGCCTCCGCGCTGTACTGA
- the atpD gene encoding F0F1 ATP synthase subunit beta, with product MTTALNERNKTESGTTGRVVRVTGAVVDVEFPRGELPALYNALEVEVTLETVAKTIVLEVAQFLGDNMIRTIAMAPTDGLVRGAEVVDTTRPISVPVGDIVKGHVFNALGDCLDEPGLGKDAEHWGIHRDPPPFSELEGKTEVLETGIKVIDLLTPYVKGGKIGLFGGAGVGKTVLIQEMITRIAREFSGTSVFAGVGERTREGTDLFLEMDEMGVLPDTALVFGQMDEPPGVRMRVALSGLTMAEYFRDEQNQDVLLFIDNIFRFTQAGSEVSTLLGRMPSAVGYQPTLADEMGVLQERITSTRGKSITSLQAVYVPADDYTDPAPATTFAHLDATTELDRSIASKGIYPAVNPLTSTSRILEPAIVGEKHYEVAQRVIGILQKNKELQDIIAILGMDELGEEDKLTVQRARRIQQFLGQNFFVAKKFTGEDGSYVPVAETVDAFERICDGEFDHYPEQAFNSLGGLEDVEARYKKLQES from the coding sequence ATGACTACTGCTCTGAATGAGCGCAACAAGACGGAGTCGGGTACCACCGGCCGCGTCGTGCGCGTCACCGGTGCCGTCGTCGACGTGGAATTCCCGCGCGGCGAGCTTCCGGCCCTGTACAACGCCCTCGAGGTCGAGGTGACCCTCGAGACCGTCGCCAAGACTATCGTGCTCGAGGTCGCCCAGTTCCTCGGTGACAACATGATCCGGACCATCGCCATGGCCCCGACGGACGGTCTCGTCCGCGGTGCCGAGGTGGTCGACACCACGCGTCCGATCTCGGTTCCCGTCGGCGACATCGTCAAGGGCCACGTGTTCAACGCCCTCGGCGACTGCCTCGACGAGCCGGGCCTCGGCAAGGACGCCGAGCACTGGGGCATCCACCGCGACCCCCCGCCGTTCTCCGAGCTCGAGGGTAAGACCGAGGTCCTGGAGACGGGCATCAAGGTCATCGACCTGCTCACCCCCTACGTCAAGGGCGGCAAGATCGGCCTGTTCGGCGGCGCCGGTGTGGGTAAGACGGTGCTCATCCAGGAGATGATCACCCGTATCGCCCGCGAGTTCTCCGGTACCTCCGTGTTCGCCGGCGTCGGCGAGCGCACCCGTGAGGGCACCGACCTCTTCCTGGAAATGGATGAGATGGGTGTTCTGCCCGACACCGCCCTGGTGTTCGGCCAGATGGATGAGCCGCCGGGGGTCCGTATGCGCGTCGCGCTGTCCGGCCTGACCATGGCCGAGTACTTCCGCGACGAGCAGAACCAGGACGTTCTGCTGTTCATCGACAACATCTTCCGCTTCACCCAGGCGGGCTCCGAGGTGTCGACCCTGCTGGGCCGTATGCCTTCCGCCGTGGGTTACCAGCCGACGCTGGCGGACGAGATGGGTGTGCTCCAGGAGCGCATCACCTCGACCCGCGGCAAGTCGATCACGTCCCTGCAGGCCGTCTACGTGCCCGCCGACGACTACACCGACCCGGCCCCGGCCACGACGTTCGCCCACCTCGACGCCACGACCGAGCTTGACCGCTCGATCGCGTCGAAGGGCATCTACCCGGCCGTGAACCCGCTGACCTCCACCTCCCGTATCCTCGAGCCGGCCATCGTCGGCGAGAAGCATTACGAGGTGGCCCAGCGAGTCATCGGTATTCTGCAGAAGAACAAGGAACTGCAGGACATCATCGCCATCCTGGGCATGGACGAGCTGGGTGAAGAGGACAAGCTCACCGTCCAGCGCGCCCGTCGTATCCAGCAGTTCCTCGGCCAGAACTTCTTCGTGGCGAAGAAGTTCACCGGCGAGGACGGCTCCTACGTCCCGGTCGCCGAGACCGTCGATGCCTTCGAGCGCATCTGCGACGGCGAGTTCGACCACTACCCGGAGCAGGCCTTCAACAGCCTGGGTGGCCTGGAAGACGTCGAGGCACGCTACAAGAAGCTGCAAGAGAGCTAG
- a CDS encoding MFS transporter encodes MLRQILLPVLAPSVLFAVGTGATLPVLVVAALELGATAGQASLIVALQGLVSLLLTVPAGQLIDRIGDRAAMLTATGAAVVVSAAIVVTLSLDPVAALPIYAACLMLMAPIQNMWGLARQALVAETVDPADVGRAMTLLGGSMRVGRLLGPLLSAALLLVFPLWTPFVAAAVSALLAVGILFLPGARSFGGATGRRNTGAPRVKVSRLDVRWPAVFLAGVSVTILAMLRALNPIIVPLVGVEIGVSASTIAVLIAVGTLVEISLIVPGGYLKDRLGRVATMVVCLLIFGGGFLMLGAPGGLGLLVVAVLVMGVGNGLGSGVNMTIGADLSPGQGRPTFLGVWAIFNNAGSFTGPLAASALIAVAGIGAASLATGVIGLAGAAWMLGWARVMGLPGRQSG; translated from the coding sequence ATGCTCAGACAGATCCTGCTGCCGGTCCTCGCGCCGTCGGTGCTCTTCGCCGTCGGCACGGGAGCGACCCTGCCGGTGCTCGTGGTGGCCGCCCTCGAGCTCGGCGCGACCGCGGGCCAGGCCAGTCTCATCGTCGCCCTCCAGGGGCTGGTGTCGCTGCTGCTCACCGTCCCGGCGGGCCAGCTCATTGACCGCATCGGCGACCGCGCGGCCATGCTCACGGCCACCGGTGCGGCCGTCGTGGTGTCGGCGGCGATCGTCGTCACGCTGTCGCTCGACCCCGTGGCCGCGCTGCCGATCTATGCCGCCTGCCTCATGCTCATGGCGCCGATCCAGAACATGTGGGGGCTGGCGCGGCAGGCGCTGGTCGCGGAGACCGTCGACCCCGCGGACGTCGGCCGGGCGATGACGCTGCTGGGCGGCTCCATGCGGGTGGGCCGGCTGCTGGGGCCGCTGCTGTCGGCGGCGCTGCTGCTGGTGTTCCCGCTGTGGACCCCCTTTGTCGCGGCGGCCGTGAGCGCGCTGCTCGCGGTGGGCATCCTCTTCCTGCCCGGCGCCCGCTCCTTCGGCGGCGCGACCGGCCGCAGGAACACCGGCGCCCCGCGGGTGAAGGTCTCGCGTCTCGACGTCCGCTGGCCCGCCGTCTTCCTCGCCGGCGTCTCCGTCACCATCCTGGCGATGCTGCGCGCGCTCAATCCCATCATCGTGCCGCTGGTCGGCGTGGAGATCGGGGTGAGCGCCTCCACGATTGCCGTGCTCATCGCGGTCGGGACGCTCGTGGAGATCTCCCTCATCGTCCCCGGGGGTTATCTCAAGGACCGGCTGGGGAGAGTGGCCACCATGGTGGTGTGCCTGCTCATCTTCGGCGGCGGATTCCTCATGCTCGGCGCACCGGGCGGCCTGGGGCTGCTCGTCGTGGCCGTCCTGGTCATGGGGGTGGGCAACGGATTGGGCTCCGGGGTCAACATGACCATCGGGGCGGATCTCAGCCCGGGCCAGGGCCGGCCGACGTTCCTGGGTGTGTGGGCGATCTTCAACAACGCCGGCAGCTTCACCGGCCCGCTGGCGGCCTCGGCGCTCATCGCCGTGGCCGGAATCGGTGCGGCGTCACTGGCCACCGGTGTCATCGGGCTGGCCGGCGCTGCGTGGATGCTCGGCTGGGCCCGGGTGATGGGGCTCCCGGGCCGGCAGTCGGGTTAA
- a CDS encoding F0F1 ATP synthase subunit delta gives MHAASREALTRVGDFLDRTIQADNSVTVAAQTGMELFEVVDILDNERSLRVAIADSSVDASQRAGIVDKLFGGKIAEPTLSVLKEAAATNWSTPRDLRNGLITLGRRALLRGAESQGQLVQVEEELFEVSRTLVREGKLTQLLSDRNAASSQRRGLLASVLYGKVTMFTEALALQAIGRPENNPIDDISGISSQAAQLRGRSVARVVTAAELNEDQQAKLAEKLGKIYGREMTVHTEVDPSLLGGAVIRVGDEVIDGSTRNKLDRMRAALA, from the coding sequence ATGCACGCAGCAAGCCGCGAGGCACTCACCCGGGTAGGCGACTTCCTGGACCGCACGATCCAGGCGGACAACTCCGTCACCGTCGCCGCCCAGACCGGCATGGAGCTCTTCGAGGTCGTGGACATCCTCGACAACGAGCGCTCACTGCGTGTCGCCATCGCCGATTCGTCGGTTGATGCGAGCCAGCGTGCGGGCATCGTCGACAAGCTTTTCGGCGGCAAGATCGCCGAACCCACCTTGTCGGTTCTCAAGGAGGCCGCGGCGACCAACTGGTCGACCCCGCGCGACCTCCGGAACGGGCTGATCACGCTCGGTCGGCGCGCTCTCCTGCGCGGCGCCGAGTCCCAGGGTCAGCTCGTGCAGGTCGAGGAGGAACTCTTCGAGGTCTCCCGCACCCTCGTTCGCGAGGGCAAGCTCACGCAGCTGCTCTCTGACCGGAACGCGGCCTCGAGCCAGCGGCGTGGGCTTCTGGCCAGCGTGCTGTACGGGAAGGTCACCATGTTCACCGAGGCGCTCGCGCTGCAGGCGATCGGCCGTCCCGAGAACAACCCCATCGACGACATCTCGGGGATCTCCTCCCAGGCGGCGCAGCTGCGTGGCCGGAGCGTCGCCCGGGTCGTCACCGCCGCAGAACTGAACGAGGACCAGCAGGCGAAGCTCGCCGAGAAGCTGGGCAAGATTTACGGTCGCGAGATGACCGTCCATACCGAGGTTGACCCCAGCCTTCTCGGTGGGGCAGTCATTCGCGTGGGCGATGAGGTCATCGACGGTTCCACCCGGAACAAGCTTGACCGCATGCGCGCCGCGCTCGCCTGA
- the atpA gene encoding F0F1 ATP synthase subunit alpha produces MLEQQTESRNNMAELTISSDEIRSAIANYTSSYSAEASREEVGVVISAADGIAQVSGLPSAMSNELLEFPNGVIGVAQNLDTDTIGTVILGNFESITEGQEVKRTGEVLSIPVGEDFLGRVINPLGQPIDGLGAIESTEERALELQAAGVLDRQPVEEPMQTGIKAIDAMTPIGRGQRQLIIGDRKTGKTAVCVDTILNQREAWQSGDVNKQVRCIYVAIGQKGSTIAGVRRTLEEHGALEYTTIVAAPASDSAGFKWLAPFAGAALGQHWMYQGKHVLVIYDDLTKQAEAYRAISLLLRRPPGREAYPGDVFYLHSRLLERAAKLNDELGAGSLTALPIIETKGNDVGAFIPTNVISITDGQCFLQSDLFNQGQRPAIDVGVSVSRVGGAAQTKGMKKVAGNLRLSLASYRDLESFATFASDLDPVSKRQLSRGERLMELLKQNENSPQPVEYQMISIFLAEEGGFDIVPVEDVRRYEAEVQEHLRATSPGIYEQIAGGQALSDESKDAIRKGNEDFAKSFTTSEGGSLFNNNAASQDEVNRTELSVSRKTSKKD; encoded by the coding sequence ATGCTGGAACAACAAACCGAGAGCAGGAACAACATGGCGGAGCTGACGATCTCCTCCGATGAGATCCGTAGCGCGATTGCGAACTACACCTCGAGCTACTCCGCGGAGGCCTCCCGTGAGGAGGTCGGCGTGGTTATTTCGGCAGCGGACGGTATTGCCCAGGTTTCGGGCCTTCCTTCCGCTATGTCGAACGAGCTGCTCGAGTTTCCGAACGGCGTCATCGGCGTCGCTCAGAACCTTGACACGGATACCATCGGCACCGTTATCCTGGGCAACTTCGAGAGCATCACCGAAGGCCAGGAAGTAAAGAGAACCGGAGAGGTTCTCTCCATTCCCGTGGGCGAGGACTTCCTCGGCCGCGTCATCAACCCGCTGGGTCAGCCGATCGACGGCCTCGGCGCCATCGAGTCCACCGAAGAGCGTGCCCTGGAACTCCAGGCCGCCGGTGTGCTCGATCGCCAGCCCGTCGAGGAGCCGATGCAGACCGGCATCAAGGCCATCGACGCCATGACGCCGATCGGCCGCGGCCAGCGCCAGCTGATCATCGGTGACCGCAAGACCGGCAAGACCGCCGTGTGTGTGGACACCATCCTCAACCAGCGCGAGGCCTGGCAGTCCGGCGACGTGAACAAGCAGGTGCGTTGCATCTACGTCGCCATCGGCCAGAAGGGCTCCACCATCGCCGGCGTCCGCCGGACCCTCGAGGAGCACGGCGCCCTGGAGTACACCACCATCGTGGCTGCTCCCGCCTCCGACTCCGCCGGCTTCAAGTGGCTCGCACCGTTCGCCGGTGCCGCTCTCGGCCAGCACTGGATGTACCAGGGCAAGCACGTCCTGGTCATCTACGATGATCTCACCAAGCAGGCCGAGGCCTACCGCGCCATCTCCCTGCTGCTGCGCCGCCCGCCGGGCCGCGAGGCCTACCCGGGCGACGTGTTCTACCTGCACTCCCGCCTGCTGGAGCGCGCCGCCAAGCTCAACGACGAGCTCGGCGCCGGCTCGCTGACGGCCCTGCCGATCATCGAGACCAAGGGCAACGACGTGGGTGCGTTCATCCCCACCAACGTCATCTCCATCACCGACGGCCAGTGCTTCCTGCAGTCTGACCTGTTCAACCAGGGCCAGCGCCCGGCTATCGACGTGGGCGTGTCCGTCTCCCGCGTCGGTGGCGCAGCGCAGACCAAGGGCATGAAGAAGGTCGCCGGTAACCTGCGACTCTCCCTCGCGTCCTACCGCGACCTGGAGTCCTTCGCGACCTTCGCCTCTGACCTGGACCCCGTGTCCAAGCGCCAGCTGAGCCGTGGCGAGCGCCTCATGGAGCTGCTCAAGCAGAACGAGAACTCGCCGCAGCCGGTCGAGTACCAGATGATCTCCATCTTCCTCGCGGAAGAGGGCGGCTTCGATATTGTTCCGGTTGAGGACGTTCGTCGATATGAGGCCGAGGTACAGGAGCACCTCCGTGCCACCTCGCCGGGCATCTACGAGCAGATCGCCGGCGGCCAGGCACTCTCCGACGAGTCCAAGGACGCTATCCGCAAGGGCAACGAGGATTTCGCGAAGTCGTTCACCACCTCCGAAGGGGGCAGCCTGTTCAACAACAACGCCGCCTCCCAGGACGAAGTGAACCGCACCGAGCTCTCTGTCTCCCGCAAGACCAGCAAGAAGGACTAG
- a CDS encoding thiamine-binding protein has translation MIVAFSVAPTVTESRDAEMADAVARAVRIVRDSGLPNETTAMFTTIEGEWDEVFDVIRRATEAVEAVSPRVSLVIKADIRAGRTGMLTQKMESLEQALDAQRTEN, from the coding sequence ATGATTGTCGCCTTCTCCGTAGCCCCCACCGTGACCGAATCCCGAGACGCCGAGATGGCCGACGCCGTCGCCCGCGCCGTGCGGATCGTGCGCGACTCCGGCCTACCCAACGAGACCACCGCCATGTTCACCACCATCGAGGGGGAGTGGGACGAGGTCTTCGACGTCATCCGGCGCGCCACCGAGGCCGTGGAGGCGGTCTCCCCGCGGGTGTCGCTGGTGATCAAGGCGGACATCCGTGCCGGGCGGACGGGAATGCTCACCCAGAAGATGGAGTCGCTGGAGCAGGCGCTCGACGCCCAGCGCACCGAGAACTAG
- the nucS gene encoding endonuclease NucS — protein sequence MRLVIARCSVDYVGRLSAHLPSADRLLLIKADGSVSIHADDRAYKPLNWMTPPCSLSEAAITSIDGEDTGEQLWIVENPKGEQLRITLEKIHQDTSVELGQDPGLVKDGVESHLQELLAEHITTLGDGYHLVRREFPTAIGPVDILARDQSGASVAIEVKRRAGIDGVEQLTRYLELLNRDELLSPVSGVLAAQQIKPQARTLAEDRGIRCVVLDYDELRGIESTELRLF from the coding sequence ATGCGTCTTGTCATTGCCCGCTGTTCCGTCGACTACGTCGGCCGCCTCTCCGCGCACCTGCCCTCGGCGGATCGCCTGCTGCTGATCAAGGCGGACGGCTCCGTCTCCATCCACGCCGACGACCGCGCCTACAAGCCGCTCAACTGGATGACCCCTCCCTGCTCCCTCTCCGAGGCGGCCATCACCAGCATCGACGGCGAAGACACCGGAGAGCAGCTGTGGATCGTGGAGAACCCCAAGGGGGAGCAGCTGCGCATCACTCTGGAGAAGATCCACCAGGACACCTCGGTGGAGCTGGGCCAGGACCCCGGCCTGGTCAAGGACGGGGTGGAATCGCACCTGCAGGAGCTGCTCGCCGAGCACATCACCACGCTGGGCGACGGCTACCACCTCGTCCGCCGCGAATTCCCCACGGCCATCGGGCCGGTGGACATCCTCGCCCGCGACCAGTCCGGCGCCAGCGTGGCCATCGAGGTCAAACGCCGCGCCGGCATCGACGGCGTGGAGCAGTTGACCCGTTACCTCGAGCTGCTCAACCGCGACGAACTGCTGTCCCCGGTGAGCGGCGTGCTGGCGGCCCAGCAGATCAAACCGCAGGCGCGCACGCTGGCAGAGGACCGCGGGATCCGGTGTGTGGTTCTCGACTACGACGAACTCCGTGGCATCGAGAGCACCGAGCTGCGGCTGTTCTAG
- a CDS encoding DUF2550 domain-containing protein has translation MLVFILIVTAVLLILLALAAWRFLTVRSKGAPALLRQVPGSWRHGVVRYRGDSLEFFKLRSLSPKPDLVVDRCQASVTDHRMGGDEDPVIIDKDDVILAITHPGGVHEFAMAHHAAKAIVAWVESAPSTRLERTDHKTLLMKAGRKPRR, from the coding sequence GTGCTTGTGTTCATCCTCATCGTGACGGCCGTGCTGCTCATCCTGCTGGCATTGGCCGCCTGGCGTTTCCTCACCGTGCGCTCCAAGGGCGCCCCGGCCCTGCTCCGGCAGGTTCCGGGGAGCTGGCGGCACGGGGTGGTGCGTTACCGGGGGGACAGCCTGGAGTTCTTCAAGCTGCGCTCGCTGTCGCCCAAGCCCGACCTGGTCGTCGACCGGTGCCAGGCCTCGGTGACCGATCACCGCATGGGCGGGGACGAGGACCCGGTGATCATTGACAAGGACGACGTCATCCTCGCCATCACCCACCCGGGCGGGGTGCACGAGTTCGCCATGGCCCATCATGCGGCCAAGGCCATCGTCGCCTGGGTGGAATCCGCCCCTTCGACGCGCCTGGAGCGGACGGACCACAAGACACTCCTCATGAAGGCCGGTCGCAAACCCAGACGATAG
- the atpB gene encoding F0F1 ATP synthase subunit A: MRGEFHAPELDPEFFPGEYYGHFLLHDFANGWFQLDRLMLVRLLMAAVLLIIFALAFRNPKVVPSGLQNVVEIALDFVRVNIAEDILGKKEGRRFLPILATIFFTVLFMNIPTIIPGLNISPNARIGMPIVLAIAGYIAMIYAGSKRYGFGKYVKSSIVIPNLPPALHFLVVPIEFFSTFILRPVTLALRLMANFLAGHIILVLLFSATNFFFWQLNGWTAMAGVTSLAAILFTVYECIIIFLQAYIFALLVAVYIELSLHADSH; this comes from the coding sequence ATGAGGGGCGAATTCCACGCACCCGAACTGGACCCAGAATTTTTTCCCGGGGAATACTATGGGCACTTCCTGTTGCATGATTTTGCCAACGGGTGGTTCCAACTTGATCGCCTCATGCTCGTCCGCCTGCTCATGGCGGCCGTGCTGCTGATCATCTTCGCACTGGCCTTCCGGAACCCCAAGGTGGTTCCGTCCGGCCTGCAGAACGTCGTCGAGATCGCGCTGGACTTCGTCCGCGTGAACATCGCGGAGGACATCCTGGGCAAGAAGGAGGGGCGCCGGTTTCTTCCGATCCTGGCCACCATCTTCTTCACCGTCCTGTTCATGAACATTCCGACGATCATTCCTGGCCTGAACATCTCGCCCAACGCACGTATCGGCATGCCGATCGTGCTCGCGATCGCGGGATACATCGCCATGATCTACGCGGGGTCGAAGCGTTACGGCTTCGGCAAGTACGTGAAGTCCTCCATCGTGATTCCGAATCTCCCCCCGGCACTGCACTTTCTTGTCGTGCCGATCGAGTTCTTCTCGACGTTCATCCTGCGTCCGGTCACCCTGGCTCTTCGTCTCATGGCGAACTTCCTGGCTGGCCACATCATTCTGGTTCTGCTCTTTTCTGCCACGAACTTCTTCTTCTGGCAGCTCAACGGCTGGACCGCAATGGCGGGCGTCACCTCGCTCGCCGCGATCCTGTTCACCGTCTACGAGTGCATCATCATCTTCCTGCAGGCATACATCTTTGCCCTGCTGGTCGCGGTGTACATCGAATTGTCGTTGCACGCGGACTCGCACTGA